The proteins below come from a single Lepeophtheirus salmonis chromosome 4, UVic_Lsal_1.4, whole genome shotgun sequence genomic window:
- the LOC121116443 gene encoding uncharacterized protein, translated as MKLQSLTCVYILFLSFYYIEAQKTTVVNGAKSTSIPKSSDSSTSTTTGSTISTTTGSTVSTTTGSTVSTTTGSTVSTTTGSTVSTTTGSTVSTTTGSTVSTTTGSTVSTTTGSTVSTTTGSTVSTTTGSTVSTTTGSTVSTTTVSTVSTTTGSTVSTTTGSTVSTTTGSTVSTTTGSTVSTTTGSTVSTTTGSTVSTTTGSTVSTTTGSTVSTTTGSTVSTTTGSTVSTTTGSTVSTTTGSTVSTTTGSTVSTTTGSTVSTTTGSTVSTTTGSTVSTTTGSTVSTTTGSTVSTTTGSTVSTTTGSTVSTTTGSTVSTTTGSTVSTTTGSTVSTTTGSTVSTTTGSTVSTTTGSTVSTTTGSTVSTTTGSTVSTTTGSTVSTTTGSTVSTTTGSTVSTTTGSTVSTTTGSTVSTTTGSTVSTTTGSTVSTTTGSTVSTTTGSTVSTTTGSTVSTTTGSTVSTTTGSTVSTTTGSTVSTTIASSTSTSTPSPTNFQVSGCTAGGQPCVFPFTYEGFTFSACTTFEFGDIHWCAVSLNEVGEVSEYGECSSSCPTEVTVTRAGCPTKSGDRCLFPFNYLGITYNGCTTVDFNIAWCATSIDSTDEVEAYGLCSSSCPAESTLSSDACVANNDRACVFPFVYNGVTYGDCTVTDNDGIPWCATTVDSNKEFLTYDDCGPNCPVDQATTVTPIVPTTPTLRPGLSNNCPAIDGNSCIFPFLYEGVFYEKCTNIDNFGTYWCAISVTEDGEAFEYRDCSDSCPRETTVSKAGCPAMNGDRCLFPFILDGVTYDKCTNIAGTFYCATEVNSKDKLKSYGVCSSSCPRDTTLASNVCGTVNGKKCIFPFIYSGVTYNACTNTDFGSTFWCATSVNAAGVENSYGICNDAC; from the exons ATGAAGTTGCAAAGCTTGACATGTGTTTATAtcctatttttatcattttactaCATTG agGCTCAAAAGACAACAGTAGTAAATGGAGCTAAATCAACAAGTATTCCAAAATCTAGTGATTCCTCAACAAGCACAACAACTGGATCTACTATTAGCACAACCACTGGATCTACTGTTAGCACAACCACTGGATCTACTGTTAGTACAACCACTGGATCTACCGTTAGCACAACCACTGGATCTACCGTTAGCACAACGACTGGATCTACTGTTAGCACAACCACTGGATCTACTGTTAGTACAACCACTGGATCTACCGTTAGCACAACCACTGGATCTACTGTTAGCACAACGACTGGATCTACTGTTAGCACAACTACTGGATCTACTGTTAGCACAACGACTGGATCTACTGTTAGCACAACCACTGTATCTACTGTCAGCACAACCACCGGATCTACCGTTAGCACAACCACTGGATCTACTGTTAGCACAACCACTGGATCTACTGTTAGCACAACCACTGGATCTACCGTCAGCACAACCACCGGATCTACTGTTAGTACAACCACTGGATCTACCGTTAGTACAACCACTGGATCTACTGTTAGTACAACCACTGGATCTACTGTTAGTACAACCACTGGATCTACTGTTAGCACAACGACTGGATCTACTGTTAGCACAACCACTGGATCTACCGTTAGCACAACCACTGGATCTACTGTTAGCACAACCACTGGATCTACTGTTAGCACAACCACTGGATCTACCGTCAGCACAACCACCGGATCTACAGTCAGTACAACCACTGGATCTACCGTTAGTACAACCACTGGATCTACTGTTAGTACAACCACTGGATCTACTGTTAGTACAACCACTGGATCTACTGTTAGCACAACGACTGGATCTACTGTTAGCACAACCACTGGATCTACCGTTAGCACAACCACTGGATCTACTGTTAGCACAACCACTGGATCTACTGTTAGCACAACCACTGGATCTACTGTTAGCACAACCACTGGATCTACTGTTAGCACAACCACTGGATCTACAGTCAGTACAACCACTGGATCTACCGTTAGTACAACCACTGGATCTACTGTTAGTACAACCACTGGATCTACTGTTAGTACAACCACTGGATCTACTGTTAGCACAACCACTGGATCTACTGTTAGCACAACCACTGGATCTACCGTTAGCACAACCACTGGATCTACTGTTAGCACAACCACTGGATCTACTGTTAGCACAACCACTGGATCTACTGTTAGCACAACCACCGGATCTACAGTCAGTACAACCACTGGATCTACTGTTAGTACAACCACTGGATCTACTGTTAGTACAACCACTGGATCTACTGTTAGTACAACCACGGGATCTACTGTCAGTACAACCACAGGATCTACTGTCAGTACAACCATTGCTTCATCAACAAGTACATCAACCCCATCTCCGACGAATTTTCAAGTTTcag GTTGTACCGCAGGAGGACAACCATGTGTATTTCCCTTCACATATGAAGGGTTTACTTTTAGTGCTTGTACAACTTTTGAGTTTGGAGACATACACTGGTGTGCAGTATCTCTTAATGAGGTCGGTGAAGTATCGGAGTATGGGGAATGCTCTTCTTCTTGTCCAA CCGAAGTAACAGTTACAAGAGCTG gatgTCCAACAAAATCTGGAGATCGATGCTTatttccatttaattatttgggtATCACATACAATGGTTGCACAACAGTAGATTTTAACATTGCATGGTGTGCGACATCAATCGATTCAACCGATGAAGTTGAAGCCTATGGTCTATGTTCATCCTCGTGTCCAGCTGAATCTACTTTATCTTCTGATG CTTGCGTTGCAAACAATGACAGAGCATGCGTTTTCCCATTTGTATATAATGGAGTCACCTATGGTGATTGCACTGTAACGGATAACGATGGCATTCCATGGTGTGCAACAACTGTTGATTCAAATAAAGAATTCCTTACATACGATGATTGTGGACCAAATTGCCCGG TTGATCAAGCCACTACTGTCACTCCAATTGTTCCAACGACCCCGACTTTAAGACCTGGATTAT CGAACAATTGCCCCGCTATTGATGGAAATAGTTGCATCTTTCCATTTCTATACGAAGGCGTTTTTTATGAGAAATGcacaaatattgataattttggtacTTATTGGTGTGCAATTTCAGTGACTGAAGATGGTGAGGCCTTTGAATATAGAGATTGCTCGGATTCATGTCCAC gagaAACAACTGTTAGCAAGGCGG GTTGTCCAGCCATGAATGGAGATAGATGTCtgtttccttttattttagATGGAGTTACTTATGACAAATGCACGAATATTGCTGGAACTTTTTATTGTGCCACGGAGGTTAATTCAAAAGATAAGTTAAAAAGTTATGGTGTCTGCTCAAGTTCATGTCCAA GAGATACCACACTTGCTTCGAACG tttGTGGAACGGTCAACggcaaaaaatgcattttcccCTTCATATATAGTGGTGTGACATATAATGCATGTACTAATACAGATTTTGGTTCCACATTTTGGTGTGCCACTTCAGTTAATGCAGCAGGAGTTGAAAACAGTTATGGCATCTGTAATGATGCTTGCTAA
- the LOC121116539 gene encoding uncharacterized protein: MTSKIIVLTIILGMTNFQSVSSDGAGHHHHHQHDDGASNTHNHDHGASNSHHNDHSATSNSHPTHSTEHSQSLYAAPSNQLNVNNEGPSSSYDSPVQTYNAPSASHAVHSSHQHTGYNAPTVSHHYQDESQKPDNSIIGFFRRLAGGFVALKGGLIKGHAAFWDSKGNALINVGKRIAGRPPYGPEYKPIEKRPVPYHPQH, from the exons ATGACTTCAAAG ATAATTGTGTTGACTATAATACTTGGAATGACAAACTTTCAATCTGTGAGCTCGGATGGAGCTGgacatcatcatcatcaccaGCATGATGATGGAGCTTCCAATACTCATAACCACGATCACGGAGCCTCCAACTCCCACCATAACGATCATTCTGCAACATCAAATTCCCACCCCACTCATTCAACAGAACATTCTCAATCCCTCTACGCGGCACCAAGCAatcaattaaatgtaaataatgaaGGACCATCCTCATCGTATGATTCCCCCGTGCAAACATATAACGCCCCATCTGCCTCACATGCAGTTCACAGTTCTCATCAGCATACAGGCTATAATGCTCCTACAGTCTCGCATCATTACCAAGATGAGTCTCAGAAACCAGACAACTCCATCATTGGTTTCTTCAGAAGACTTGCAGGAGGATTTGTTGCTTTAAAAGGAGGTCTCATTAAAGGACATGCCGCTTTTTGGGATTCTAAAGGAAATGCACTTATCAATGTGGGAAAGAGAATAGCGGGAAGACCCCCCTATGGACCGGAATATAAGCCAATAGAGAAAAGGCCTGTGCCCTATCATCCTCAACATTAA